In one window of Nocardioides panacisoli DNA:
- the npdG gene encoding NADPH-dependent F420 reductase codes for MPALTDLTIAVLGGTGPQGRGLARRFAAAGLTVVLGGRDAERTARVAEEVSATIDTTVAGTDNRAAATAGDIVLVVVPWDGHADLLRGLVDVLAGKVVVDCVNPLGFDKQGAHALDVPEGSATEQAAAILTGSTVVGAFHNVSAVLLEDPEVSRVETDVLVLGDEREATDLVQELASTIPGVRGVYGGRRRNAHQVEALTANLISINRRHKAHAGIRVTDV; via the coding sequence ATGCCTGCCCTGACCGACCTCACCATCGCCGTCCTGGGCGGCACCGGGCCCCAGGGTCGCGGGCTCGCCCGTCGATTCGCCGCCGCCGGCCTGACCGTCGTTCTCGGCGGCCGCGATGCCGAGCGCACCGCGCGGGTGGCCGAGGAAGTCAGTGCCACGATCGACACCACCGTGGCGGGGACCGACAACCGGGCGGCCGCGACCGCCGGCGACATCGTCCTCGTCGTGGTGCCGTGGGACGGCCACGCCGACCTGTTGCGCGGGCTGGTCGACGTCCTCGCCGGCAAGGTGGTCGTCGATTGCGTCAATCCGCTCGGCTTCGACAAGCAGGGTGCCCATGCACTCGACGTGCCGGAGGGCTCGGCGACCGAGCAGGCCGCTGCGATCCTGACCGGGTCGACCGTGGTGGGAGCCTTCCACAACGTCTCCGCGGTGTTGCTCGAGGACCCGGAGGTCTCCCGGGTGGAGACCGACGTGTTGGTGCTGGGCGACGAGCGCGAGGCCACCGACCTCGTCCAGGAGCTGGCGTCGACGATTCCCGGCGTCCGTGGGGTGTACGGCGGACGTCGACGCAACGCCCACCAGGTCGAGGCGCTGACGGCCAATCTGATCAGCATCAACCGACGCCACAAGGCTCACGCCGGGATCCGCGTCACCGACGTCTGA
- a CDS encoding GAF domain-containing protein: protein MRLLLRPVVARAVALQGDVTAGAAPLGGFTLGSTGRAEQVSTDHSPGHRGGSMFYRAAVEGDVEAEARSGRERELASLYATARSLTALGDVDDVLRSIVRHAHDLIGTDFTYLSLLGDDGVLGITASEGTISADFRSAHIPPGTGLGGTVVESRAAHWVADYAAAGELRHDPGFDSLVGNEGLVALLGVPLLARDRVIGVLFAAERTERHFRTDEIALLSAFADHAAVALDNARLYEQSREALGELQSAYRTIEDQMAIMQRAQSVHDALTAVVLAGGGPATVASELADRLGGAVTLLDRDGALLARGGEEVAAGEASDGALRAIEEARAGGRTVTTVGADGHQHSAATVRAGESVLGTLVWRHRQDPGPVDLRSLELATHVVGLLILKENATAEAAERLSGELLTELIVASPHPTATQEARASTRGIDLRALDAVFTVRADGVATSDVVRRLHAIAREQRGLAGEHRGRATLMAAADDVEATAREVHRRLRAETGAPVVVVGERVRDHDWARAFLLATRCLAVAGHLGATDLGATTSRFSLYALVFDADRAEELDRFLGDAIGPLLEYDARRGTDLVATLAAYFDHDGNLRRTARALHVHLNTLLKRVDRIATVLGRDWRSSDDLQLRLAVRLQALRERLDH, encoded by the coding sequence GTGCGGCTGCTCCTCCGTCCCGTCGTGGCGCGGGCCGTCGCGCTGCAGGGGGACGTCACTGCGGGCGCGGCGCCGCTCGGCGGCTTCACCCTAGGGAGCACCGGTCGGGCGGAGCAGGTGTCGACCGACCACAGTCCCGGGCACCGTGGTGGATCGATGTTCTACCGTGCTGCCGTGGAAGGCGACGTGGAGGCCGAGGCCCGGAGCGGCCGTGAACGGGAGCTGGCATCGCTCTACGCCACCGCACGGTCGCTGACCGCGCTCGGCGACGTCGACGACGTGCTCCGGTCGATCGTGCGCCACGCGCACGACCTGATCGGCACCGACTTCACCTACCTCTCCCTCCTCGGCGACGACGGCGTCCTCGGCATCACCGCCAGCGAGGGCACGATCTCGGCCGACTTCCGCTCGGCCCACATCCCACCCGGCACCGGCCTCGGTGGCACGGTGGTCGAGTCGCGCGCCGCCCACTGGGTCGCCGACTACGCCGCGGCCGGCGAGCTGCGACACGACCCGGGGTTCGACTCCCTCGTCGGGAACGAGGGGCTCGTCGCCCTGTTGGGGGTGCCGCTGTTGGCCCGCGACCGGGTGATCGGCGTGCTCTTCGCCGCGGAGCGGACCGAGCGCCACTTCCGCACCGACGAGATCGCGCTCCTCAGCGCCTTCGCCGACCATGCCGCCGTGGCACTGGACAACGCTCGCCTCTACGAGCAGAGCCGGGAAGCGCTCGGCGAGCTGCAGTCGGCGTACCGCACCATCGAGGACCAGATGGCGATCATGCAGCGCGCCCAGTCCGTGCACGACGCCCTGACCGCCGTCGTGCTGGCCGGCGGGGGGCCGGCGACCGTCGCCTCCGAGCTCGCGGACCGCCTCGGCGGTGCCGTCACGCTCCTCGACCGCGACGGGGCCCTGCTCGCGCGGGGCGGGGAGGAGGTCGCGGCCGGCGAGGCGTCCGACGGGGCGCTCCGCGCGATCGAGGAGGCGCGCGCCGGGGGTCGGACCGTCACGACGGTCGGCGCCGACGGTCACCAGCACAGCGCCGCGACGGTCCGGGCCGGCGAGAGCGTCCTGGGCACGTTGGTGTGGCGCCACCGCCAGGATCCCGGGCCCGTCGACCTGCGCAGCCTCGAGCTCGCCACCCACGTCGTGGGCCTGCTGATCCTGAAGGAGAACGCGACCGCAGAGGCAGCCGAGCGGCTCAGTGGCGAGCTGCTGACCGAGCTGATCGTCGCCAGCCCCCACCCCACCGCGACCCAGGAGGCGCGCGCGAGCACCCGGGGCATCGACCTCCGCGCGCTCGACGCGGTCTTCACGGTGCGTGCCGACGGTGTCGCGACCTCGGACGTCGTACGCCGCCTGCACGCGATCGCGCGAGAGCAGCGGGGCCTGGCCGGCGAGCACCGCGGCCGCGCCACCCTGATGGCCGCGGCCGACGACGTCGAGGCCACGGCCCGCGAGGTCCATCGTCGCCTCCGTGCCGAGACCGGCGCCCCGGTCGTGGTCGTCGGTGAGCGCGTGCGGGACCACGACTGGGCACGGGCGTTCCTGCTGGCCACGCGATGCCTTGCGGTCGCCGGCCACCTCGGTGCCACCGACCTCGGCGCCACGACGTCCCGGTTCTCCCTCTATGCGTTGGTCTTCGACGCCGACCGGGCCGAGGAGCTCGACCGGTTCCTGGGCGACGCGATCGGGCCGCTGCTGGAGTACGACGCGCGCCGCGGCACCGACCTCGTCGCCACCCTGGCGGCGTACTTCGACCACGACGGCAACCTGCGGCGCACCGCACGGGCGCTCCACGTGCACCTGAACACGCTGCTCAAGCGGGTCGACCGGATCGCGACCGTCCTCGGTCGCGACTGGCGCTCCTCCGACGACCTGCAGCTGCGCCTCGCGGTTCGGCTCCAGGCGTTGCGGGAGCGGCTCGACCACTGA
- a CDS encoding sodium:solute symporter family protein, producing MSVVLGIVILYFLVMFAIGYWANTRMKSSKEFLVAGQTLGFFVMAIATFSSIQSGFGMIGHTANTYAWGMQAIVAAALLVPLSFALSWFLLGARLYRIAREHAVYSVPDVIRVRYPDRSAHLAMSVAMFVGAVAYMTAQVTAMGVIVAIIFGTSVTSGAIIGSAVVAAYTIAGGMLAAVWTDLVQGLLMIAMSIATFVVATNSVGGWSDMIATIERSDASWLQLDATQPITWVFGFVFLAVLGTAAQPQLVTKFLMLRSGSELRWGALVAAVAYAVTTLFALSIGLAMRALAIEGRAPELGNIDNTTTWFLDNMTAPAFAGFVMAGLLAAIMSSASSFITIGASSLTRDLMSSLGRTVERDLLWGRLASGFVVLCSLLFSLYLTQVVFLLGAIGWAAFAAAMFAPIALGIYWRRATGLATTVAVGFGLVANLALTILTSEGVITLPAYMQSGGLVIAVGVLLFVGTSLLRPAAGSRRGFDHAYGVAPTHEARATATTAAHDS from the coding sequence GTGAGTGTCGTCCTAGGGATCGTGATCCTCTACTTCCTCGTCATGTTCGCCATCGGCTACTGGGCGAACACGAGGATGAAGTCGTCCAAGGAGTTCCTGGTCGCCGGCCAGACGCTCGGGTTCTTCGTCATGGCGATCGCCACCTTCTCCTCCATCCAGAGCGGGTTCGGGATGATCGGCCACACGGCGAACACCTACGCCTGGGGCATGCAGGCCATCGTCGCTGCCGCCCTGCTGGTGCCGCTCAGCTTCGCGCTGTCCTGGTTCCTGCTGGGGGCGCGGCTCTACCGCATCGCCCGTGAGCACGCGGTGTACTCCGTGCCCGACGTGATCCGGGTGCGCTATCCCGACCGGTCCGCCCACCTGGCGATGTCAGTGGCGATGTTCGTGGGCGCCGTGGCCTACATGACCGCCCAGGTGACGGCCATGGGCGTCATCGTGGCGATCATCTTCGGCACCTCCGTCACGTCCGGTGCCATCATCGGCTCCGCCGTCGTCGCCGCCTACACGATCGCGGGAGGCATGCTCGCCGCGGTGTGGACCGACCTGGTCCAGGGGTTGCTGATGATCGCGATGTCGATCGCGACCTTCGTGGTCGCCACGAACTCGGTCGGCGGCTGGTCGGACATGATCGCCACCATCGAGCGCTCCGATGCCAGCTGGCTGCAGCTGGACGCCACCCAACCGATCACCTGGGTCTTCGGCTTCGTCTTCCTCGCCGTGCTGGGCACGGCGGCCCAGCCCCAGCTGGTGACCAAGTTCCTCATGCTCCGCTCGGGATCGGAGCTGCGCTGGGGCGCGCTCGTCGCGGCCGTGGCGTACGCCGTCACGACGTTGTTCGCCCTGTCGATCGGGCTCGCGATGCGTGCGTTGGCCATCGAGGGTCGCGCACCCGAGCTGGGCAACATCGACAACACCACCACCTGGTTCCTCGACAACATGACCGCTCCCGCCTTCGCCGGCTTCGTCATGGCGGGCCTGCTGGCCGCGATCATGTCCAGCGCCAGCTCGTTCATCACCATCGGTGCCTCCTCGCTCACCCGGGACCTGATGTCCTCCCTCGGCCGCACCGTCGAACGTGACCTGCTGTGGGGCCGACTGGCCAGCGGCTTCGTCGTCCTGTGCTCGCTGCTGTTCTCCCTCTACCTCACCCAGGTCGTCTTCCTCCTCGGTGCGATCGGATGGGCCGCCTTCGCGGCGGCGATGTTCGCCCCGATCGCGCTCGGGATCTACTGGCGTCGTGCGACCGGCCTCGCGACCACGGTCGCCGTCGGGTTCGGCCTGGTCGCCAACCTGGCGCTGACGATCCTCACCTCGGAGGGCGTGATCACCCTGCCCGCCTACATGCAGTCGGGGGGCCTGGTGATCGCCGTCGGCGTGCTCCTGTTCGTGGGCACCTCGCTGCTCCGGCCCGCCGCCGGGTCCCGCCGCGGGTTCGACCACGCCTACGGCGTGGCGCCGACGCACGAGGCCCGCGCCACCGCCACCACCGCCGCCCACGACTCCTGA
- a CDS encoding flavin reductase family protein, translating into MVRHRTVFRTDDAEVNAYKLLTAVVVPRPIAWVSTLSADGVGNLAPHSFYTVASARPPIVQFTSVGHKDSLRNARETGEFVISLANRALMDQVNATSAPYDAEVDEASTVGVAMEASETVAPPRVAGSPASIECRLHSTVDLGESVVVLGDVLAVTVASEALVDGHPAMEHLEPVSRLGRNQWGLPPEVVAVDRPTEVPRGDRPR; encoded by the coding sequence ATGGTCCGCCACCGCACCGTCTTCCGCACCGACGACGCCGAGGTCAACGCCTACAAGCTGCTGACCGCGGTGGTGGTGCCGCGACCGATCGCCTGGGTGTCGACGCTGTCGGCGGACGGCGTCGGGAACCTGGCGCCGCACTCCTTCTACACCGTCGCGTCGGCGCGGCCGCCGATCGTGCAGTTCACCTCCGTGGGCCACAAGGACAGCCTGCGCAACGCGCGGGAGACGGGCGAGTTCGTCATCAGCCTCGCCAACCGCGCGCTGATGGACCAGGTCAACGCCACCAGCGCGCCGTACGACGCCGAGGTCGACGAGGCGAGCACGGTGGGCGTCGCGATGGAGGCCTCCGAGACGGTGGCCCCGCCGCGGGTCGCGGGGTCGCCGGCCTCGATCGAGTGCCGGCTGCACTCGACGGTGGACCTGGGGGAGTCGGTCGTGGTGCTCGGCGACGTCCTCGCGGTCACCGTCGCCAGTGAGGCGCTCGTCGACGGACACCCCGCGATGGAGCACCTCGAGCCGGTCTCGCGCCTGGGGCGGAACCAGTGGGGCCTGCCGCCCGAGGTGGTCGCCGTCGACCGGCCCACCGAGGTGCCCCGCGGCGATCGTCCCCGGTGA
- a CDS encoding flavin-containing monooxygenase, giving the protein MTRSANEAGTTTTVDYLIIGAGVCGLYQLHQLLEIGADVRVVDANAGLGGTWYNNRYPGCRFDSESYTYQYSFSEELLQEWDWKEKFSPQPETLSYLEYVAEKFDLRRHISFEKRVVSAQWQEEDRRWLLRFDDATTIRARFVLCAMGLLSVPTYPRLEGRGTFEGLETHTFDWPEGYDVTGKRVGVIGTGASGVQVITDVADQVESLVVLQRDANWCAPLGNAPIGPEEMAELRSSYDEIFAWCRETPAGFIHRPDRTLSTDVTREERLRRWEELYNGQGAGLYMGNYRDCIMEAEPNRELSEFVADKIRERVDDPEVAEMLIPKDHGFGTKRVAGESGFYEAFNRDNVELVDIMANPIERVTPTGVRLALADGGTRDVELDVIVYATGFDAVTGPFDRIDIQGVDGVRLKDKWADGPQTCLGVQVSQFPNMFILVGPQSGSATANFPRGIEDVVNWMTETARHIEDHGIDRFEGRREAELEWLEHVREVNARLLLSQTQSWFNGHNINLDRDAKPRVMVYLGGAPLYRRILAKEVEEGYPSFELSSFADRAAVAR; this is encoded by the coding sequence GTGACAAGGTCAGCGAACGAGGCAGGGACGACCACGACGGTCGACTACCTGATCATCGGCGCGGGGGTGTGCGGGCTCTACCAGCTGCACCAACTGCTCGAGATCGGTGCCGACGTCCGGGTCGTCGACGCGAATGCGGGCCTAGGGGGGACCTGGTACAACAACCGCTACCCAGGATGCCGGTTCGACTCGGAGTCCTACACCTACCAGTACTCCTTCTCCGAGGAGCTGCTGCAGGAGTGGGACTGGAAGGAGAAGTTCTCCCCCCAGCCCGAGACGCTGTCCTACCTCGAGTACGTCGCTGAGAAGTTCGATCTCCGACGCCACATCAGCTTCGAGAAGCGCGTCGTCTCCGCACAGTGGCAGGAGGAGGACCGGCGCTGGCTGCTCCGCTTCGATGACGCTACGACGATTCGCGCCCGTTTCGTGCTCTGCGCGATGGGCCTGCTGTCAGTGCCGACCTACCCCAGGTTGGAGGGGCGCGGCACGTTCGAGGGCCTCGAGACCCACACTTTCGACTGGCCCGAGGGGTACGACGTCACCGGCAAGCGGGTCGGCGTGATCGGCACCGGCGCCAGCGGCGTCCAGGTGATCACCGACGTCGCCGACCAGGTGGAGTCGCTCGTGGTGCTGCAGCGTGACGCCAACTGGTGCGCACCGCTGGGCAACGCCCCCATCGGGCCGGAGGAGATGGCCGAGCTGCGGTCGTCCTACGACGAGATCTTCGCGTGGTGCCGGGAGACGCCCGCCGGCTTCATCCACCGTCCCGACCGGACCCTCTCGACCGACGTGACTCGCGAGGAACGGCTGCGCCGGTGGGAGGAGCTCTACAACGGGCAGGGCGCGGGCCTCTACATGGGCAACTACCGCGACTGCATCATGGAGGCCGAGCCCAACCGCGAGCTCTCCGAGTTCGTTGCGGACAAGATCCGCGAGCGCGTCGACGACCCCGAGGTCGCCGAGATGCTGATCCCCAAGGACCACGGGTTCGGGACCAAGCGGGTCGCCGGTGAATCCGGCTTCTACGAGGCCTTCAACCGGGACAACGTCGAACTCGTGGACATCATGGCCAATCCCATCGAGCGGGTGACGCCCACCGGCGTACGCCTCGCGCTCGCCGACGGCGGGACGCGCGACGTGGAGCTCGACGTGATCGTCTATGCGACCGGCTTCGACGCGGTCACCGGACCGTTCGACCGCATCGACATCCAGGGCGTCGACGGCGTCCGTCTCAAGGACAAGTGGGCCGACGGCCCCCAGACATGCCTGGGCGTACAGGTCTCGCAGTTCCCCAACATGTTCATCCTGGTCGGCCCGCAGTCCGGGTCGGCGACGGCGAACTTCCCGCGCGGCATCGAGGACGTCGTCAACTGGATGACCGAGACCGCCCGCCACATCGAGGACCACGGCATCGACCGCTTCGAGGGTCGCCGTGAAGCCGAGTTGGAGTGGCTGGAGCACGTGCGCGAGGTGAACGCACGCCTGCTGCTGTCGCAGACGCAATCCTGGTTCAACGGACACAACATCAACCTGGACCGGGACGCCAAGCCCCGCGTCATGGTCTACCTCGGCGGTGCACCGCTCTACCGGCGAATCCTGGCCAAGGAGGTCGAGGAGGGGTACCCGAGCTTCGAGCTCTCCTCCTTCGCCGACCGCGCTGCCGTTGCCCGCTGA
- a CDS encoding long-chain-fatty-acid--CoA ligase → MHGLMQPRPLTIAHVFERAESIFGHKQVIDDDHEGTTYCTWARRVRRLVAALDRLEVPAGARVATLAANHRRHLEAYAAAPISKRVLHTLNIRLAEHDLAYVIEHAADDVVLLDRCHLPVAQRLADRLPGVRHWIVFPGPGELPDDPRFHDYDALVDGVPAYEGSFSAGFEREDEDLAAGLCYTSGTTGRPKGVVYSHRSTVLHCLGTMAAGLIGLSEGDVVMPIVPMFHANAWGLPYGALMAGADLVLPGPSTAPQHVGDLMERHRVTVAAAVPTVWTDLLPALGGRDLTPVRMLLGGGSVVTADLSAAYEQAVGVPITHSWGMTEVSPVGALGGLRSQHHDLPSAERDAVRSAQGQAMPLVDVRLVDPESDDLLPHDGASVGELQVAGPWVAGGYLGHEGGPSFTDDGWLRTGDLATVDQHGYLRLVDRLKDLIKSGGEWISSVELESAIDEHPGVARVAVVARHHPRWGERPVAFVSLHDGISVVESDLRDHLTGRVASWWVPDEFFLVDAIPLTGTGKAAKEELRRSVTQP, encoded by the coding sequence ATGCACGGCCTGATGCAGCCCCGGCCACTGACGATCGCGCACGTCTTCGAACGTGCCGAGTCGATCTTCGGCCACAAGCAGGTGATCGACGACGACCACGAGGGCACGACGTACTGCACGTGGGCTCGGCGCGTGCGGCGCCTGGTCGCGGCACTGGACCGCCTCGAGGTCCCGGCCGGCGCCCGCGTCGCCACGCTCGCCGCGAACCACCGTCGTCACCTCGAGGCGTACGCCGCCGCCCCGATCAGCAAGCGGGTGCTGCACACGCTCAACATCCGGCTCGCAGAGCACGACCTCGCCTACGTCATCGAGCACGCGGCGGACGACGTCGTCCTCCTAGACCGGTGCCATCTGCCCGTGGCGCAGCGCCTGGCCGACCGACTGCCGGGCGTGCGGCACTGGATCGTGTTCCCCGGTCCGGGCGAACTGCCCGACGACCCGCGGTTCCACGACTACGACGCCCTCGTCGACGGGGTGCCGGCGTACGAGGGGTCGTTCAGCGCGGGATTCGAGCGCGAGGACGAGGACCTGGCTGCGGGCCTCTGCTACACGTCCGGGACGACGGGACGACCCAAGGGCGTGGTCTACAGCCACCGCTCGACGGTGCTGCACTGCCTCGGGACCATGGCGGCCGGCCTCATCGGGCTGTCCGAGGGCGACGTGGTGATGCCGATCGTGCCGATGTTCCACGCCAACGCCTGGGGCCTGCCCTACGGCGCGCTGATGGCCGGCGCCGACCTGGTGCTGCCGGGACCCTCGACCGCACCGCAGCACGTGGGCGACCTGATGGAGCGACACCGCGTGACGGTGGCGGCGGCTGTCCCGACGGTGTGGACCGACCTGCTGCCCGCACTCGGTGGCCGCGACCTCACCCCGGTCCGGATGCTCCTCGGCGGCGGTTCCGTGGTCACCGCCGACCTGTCCGCGGCGTACGAGCAGGCGGTCGGCGTGCCGATCACGCACTCGTGGGGCATGACCGAGGTGAGCCCCGTGGGCGCTCTCGGTGGCCTCCGCAGCCAGCACCACGACCTGCCCAGCGCCGAGCGTGATGCCGTCCGGTCCGCGCAGGGGCAGGCGATGCCGCTGGTCGACGTGCGCCTGGTCGACCCCGAGTCCGACGACCTCCTCCCCCACGACGGCGCCAGCGTGGGCGAGCTCCAGGTGGCAGGACCGTGGGTCGCCGGAGGTTACCTCGGGCACGAGGGGGGCCCTTCCTTCACCGACGACGGCTGGTTGCGCACCGGCGACCTCGCCACCGTCGACCAGCACGGCTACCTCCGACTCGTCGACCGGCTCAAGGACCTGATCAAGTCCGGCGGCGAGTGGATCTCCTCCGTCGAGCTGGAGTCGGCGATCGACGAGCACCCGGGCGTGGCACGGGTCGCCGTCGTCGCCCGGCACCACCCGCGCTGGGGCGAGCGCCCCGTGGCCTTCGTGTCGCTGCACGACGGCATCAGCGTGGTCGAGTCCGACCTGCGCGACCACCTCACCGGTCGGGTCGCGTCCTGGTGGGTGCCCGACGAGTTCTTCCTCGTCGACGCGATCCCGCTGACCGGCACGGGCAAGGCCGCCAAGGAGGAGTTGCGGCGATCGGTGACGCAACCGTGA